Proteins encoded in a region of the Streptomyces sp. NBC_00513 genome:
- a CDS encoding translation initiation factor IF-2: MRRLLLFAPLLLITVGCGVMPSSEDEATDAAREVARKAGERLYGQRERTAEEVGRSASGIDGVEVLRITGTSTHDGDGVDVVVRTSGSAYEGWLAPEEVVLRRCFEVRVSPDSEWSEDPRDVDCPDGPPLTFAPPPEPPRLPYEELRAKLPRVPEGGRVDEAEVRRTLAALDLPPAIRTEVKTDGGRVGVLLSVKGNGFDAQDCLLARVGPGATEVWVPPRIQRMPGEGGCTVGNALDPKPSPH; encoded by the coding sequence ATGCGCCGACTGCTGCTGTTTGCCCCGCTGTTGCTGATCACCGTGGGCTGTGGGGTGATGCCGTCCTCCGAGGACGAGGCGACGGACGCCGCACGGGAGGTGGCCAGGAAGGCGGGCGAGCGGCTCTACGGGCAGCGTGAGCGCACGGCGGAGGAGGTCGGGCGCTCCGCTTCCGGCATCGACGGCGTCGAGGTGCTGCGGATCACGGGTACCTCGACACACGACGGGGACGGCGTCGACGTGGTCGTCCGCACGTCCGGCTCGGCGTACGAGGGATGGCTCGCCCCGGAGGAGGTCGTGCTACGGCGTTGTTTCGAGGTGCGGGTGTCGCCCGACTCGGAGTGGAGCGAGGACCCCCGTGACGTGGACTGCCCGGATGGTCCTCCGCTGACCTTCGCCCCGCCACCCGAACCACCTCGGCTGCCGTACGAGGAGCTCCGCGCGAAACTACCCCGGGTGCCGGAGGGCGGCCGGGTGGACGAGGCCGAGGTGCGCCGGACGCTCGCCGCCCTGGACCTGCCTCCGGCGATCCGTACCGAGGTGAAGACAGACGGCGGCAGGGTCGGCGTTCTCCTGTCGGTCAAGGGCAACGGTTTCGACGCGCAGGACTGCCTTCTTGCCCGTGTGGGCCCCGGTGCCACCGAAGTGTGGGTGCCGCCCCGGATCCAGCGGATGCCCGGAGAGGGCGGATGCACCGTCGGCAATGCCCTGGACCCGAAACCGTCACCGCACTGA
- a CDS encoding glutamate decarboxylase — translation MTKRDESALFGNRFLTVPAPSETFPEKGMPATDAMRLVDVDLAMEGDPQRNLATFVTTWMEPEAQRLIAENLHRNFIDHAEYPISAEIEQRCVRMLADLFHAPGATTGCRTQGSSEAIMLGALSLKWKWRERRQAAGLSIDRPNLIFGGDVHVVWEKFCRYFDVEPRIVPLAEGKYTIGPQDVEPHLDENTIGVVAVLGTTFTGHKDDVVGIDKLLRDVRKERDLDIPIHVDGASGAFVWPFLYPDSKWDFRLEQVRSINVSGHKYGLVYPGIGWLIFREESDLAKDLVFYENYLGKTDATFTLNFSTGASMVLAQYYNFVRLGRQGYTYVMKIMQENARALADNLRSSGRFEVIGSDLEQLPLVAFRLSGENAYDESDIAWQLSAERGWMVPAYTLPPNAEKVKILRALVKETLSREQIDRLSQDIADACRTLDNKGAAHGIERAQTKRGTGY, via the coding sequence ATGACCAAGCGCGACGAATCCGCTCTTTTCGGTAACCGATTCTTGACGGTGCCCGCTCCCTCGGAGACCTTCCCCGAGAAGGGGATGCCCGCGACGGACGCGATGAGGCTCGTGGACGTGGATCTCGCCATGGAAGGCGACCCCCAGCGCAACCTCGCCACGTTCGTCACCACGTGGATGGAGCCCGAGGCACAACGGCTGATCGCCGAGAACCTCCACCGCAATTTCATCGACCACGCCGAGTACCCGATCTCTGCCGAGATCGAGCAGCGTTGCGTGCGCATGCTTGCCGACCTCTTCCACGCACCGGGCGCGACGACCGGATGTCGGACCCAGGGATCATCCGAGGCGATCATGCTGGGCGCGCTGTCGTTGAAGTGGAAGTGGCGCGAGCGCCGCCAGGCAGCCGGCCTGTCGATCGATCGGCCCAACCTGATCTTCGGGGGCGACGTCCACGTCGTATGGGAGAAGTTCTGTCGCTACTTCGATGTCGAGCCGCGGATCGTGCCGCTCGCCGAGGGCAAGTACACGATCGGTCCGCAGGATGTGGAGCCCCACCTCGACGAGAACACGATCGGCGTCGTCGCCGTCCTCGGCACCACGTTCACCGGCCACAAGGACGACGTCGTCGGCATCGACAAGCTCCTTCGGGACGTTCGCAAAGAACGGGACCTCGACATTCCGATCCACGTCGACGGAGCCAGCGGCGCATTCGTGTGGCCCTTCCTCTACCCGGATTCCAAATGGGACTTCCGGCTCGAGCAGGTCCGTTCGATCAACGTCTCGGGGCACAAATACGGCCTGGTCTACCCCGGCATCGGATGGCTGATCTTCCGCGAGGAAAGCGACCTCGCCAAGGACCTCGTGTTCTACGAGAACTACCTGGGCAAGACCGACGCGACGTTCACGCTGAACTTCTCCACCGGGGCGTCGATGGTGCTCGCGCAGTACTACAACTTCGTACGGCTCGGCCGCCAGGGCTACACCTACGTCATGAAGATCATGCAGGAGAACGCCCGCGCACTGGCGGACAACCTGCGAAGCAGCGGCCGCTTCGAAGTGATCGGGAGCGACCTCGAGCAGCTGCCGCTGGTCGCCTTCCGTCTCTCCGGCGAGAACGCCTACGACGAGTCCGACATCGCCTGGCAACTCTCGGCCGAGCGTGGCTGGATGGTCCCGGCATACACACTCCCGCCCAACGCGGAGAAGGTGAAGATCCTGCGCGCCCTGGTCAAGGAAACCCTGAGCCGCGAGCAGATCGATCGTCTCAGCCAGGACATCGCCGACGCCTGTCGCACCCTGGACAACAAGGGGGCCGCCCACGGAATCGAACGCGCCCAGACCAAGCGCGGCACCGGCTACTGA
- a CDS encoding DUF2000 domain-containing protein has translation MSNETKNESNGQVEVGGANAPVRFDTKIAILLRDDLETWQRLNVTAFLVSGLGTALPELVGEPYQDADGTPYLPMFRQPVLVFEGGKEAVTAAHERAVRRGLPTAVFTSDLFGTGHDGANRAAVAAVGKGRLDLVGIAVHGPRNSVDKVLKGARMHR, from the coding sequence ATGAGCAACGAGACGAAGAACGAGAGCAACGGGCAGGTCGAAGTGGGCGGCGCGAATGCACCCGTGCGCTTCGACACCAAGATCGCGATTCTGCTGCGTGACGACCTGGAGACGTGGCAGCGGCTGAACGTGACCGCGTTCCTCGTCAGCGGGCTCGGAACGGCCCTCCCCGAGTTGGTCGGCGAGCCGTACCAGGACGCCGATGGCACTCCCTACCTGCCGATGTTCCGCCAACCCGTTCTGGTCTTCGAGGGCGGGAAGGAAGCGGTGACGGCGGCGCACGAGCGGGCGGTGCGACGCGGACTGCCGACCGCGGTGTTCACCTCGGACCTGTTCGGCACGGGCCACGACGGAGCAAACCGGGCAGCGGTGGCGGCGGTGGGCAAGGGCCGGCTCGACCTGGTCGGGATCGCCGTCCACGGACCCCGCAACTCCGTGGACAAGGTGCTCAAGGGCGCCCGCATGCACCGGTGA
- a CDS encoding AraC family transcriptional regulator, with translation MQLQQEVSAWRPRVAGVVEVFHARFTAHAYPMHVHDEWTLLIVDDGAVRYDLDRHRRGTPGGTVSLLPPQVPHNGSAATSHGFRKRVVYLDTTVLDERFIGAAVDGPDLADSVLRRRVGQLHRALTSPGDAFEAESRLALIGERLRALLQPRLELPGGHTAPPGTDARHGIARSLRELLDERVVAGISLPEAAGLVQAHPAHLVRSFSAAFGIPPHQYLISRRVALARRLLLDGRPAAEVAVEAGFHDQSHFTRHFKRIVGTTPGRYARSAMP, from the coding sequence GTGCAGCTCCAGCAGGAAGTCTCGGCCTGGCGCCCGCGGGTCGCGGGTGTCGTCGAGGTCTTCCACGCCCGTTTCACCGCGCACGCGTACCCCATGCACGTCCACGACGAGTGGACCCTCCTGATCGTCGATGACGGAGCCGTCCGCTACGACCTGGACCGCCACCGACGCGGCACCCCGGGCGGCACCGTGAGCCTGCTCCCGCCCCAGGTTCCCCACAACGGCTCCGCCGCCACCTCGCACGGGTTCCGCAAGCGCGTCGTCTACCTCGACACGACGGTGCTGGACGAGCGCTTCATCGGCGCCGCCGTGGACGGCCCGGACCTCGCCGACTCGGTCCTGCGCCGGCGCGTCGGGCAGCTCCACCGGGCCCTGACCTCTCCCGGTGACGCATTCGAGGCGGAGAGCCGGCTGGCCCTGATCGGCGAACGGCTGCGCGCGCTGCTCCAACCACGCCTCGAACTCCCCGGCGGGCACACCGCGCCGCCCGGCACCGACGCCCGCCACGGCATCGCGCGCAGCCTGCGCGAACTCCTCGACGAGCGGGTGGTCGCCGGCATCTCCTTGCCGGAAGCGGCCGGTCTGGTCCAGGCCCACCCCGCCCATCTGGTGCGCTCGTTCAGTGCCGCCTTCGGCATCCCCCCGCACCAGTACCTCATCTCGCGCCGAGTCGCCCTGGCCCGCCGGCTGCTCCTCGATGGCCGCCCGGCCGCCGAGGTGGCGGTCGAGGCGGGATTCCACGACCAGTCGCACTTCACCCGGCACTTCAAGCGAATCGTGGGCACCACCCCCGGACGCTACGCCCGCTCCGCGATGCCCTGA